In the genome of Microcoleus vaginatus PCC 9802, the window CGTCGCTTGGGCAACCGGATTGAGATTAACGAGTATTCGATGCGTACTGGAGCGATCGCCCCTACACCCCCTCCAGAAACTCTGCGTGTTTTGCTGTTGGGAGATTCTGTCGCCAACGGCGGTTGGTGGACACATCAGACAGATACGATCTCGGAAATTATGGCTCGGAATTTGAGACTGCTAGTACAGAATATGGCTAAAAATACACAATTAGCTTCACAAGTCAACTATTCAAATTTTGAAGTTCTCAACGCCTCAGCCAATTCTTGGGGGCCGAGGAATCAACTTGCTTACGCCAAGCGGTTCGGTGTTTTTGGGGCAAAGGCTTTGGTTTTGCTGCTCAATACTGACGATTTGTTTGCATCGGCTCCGTGCGATCTGGTTGTGGGGCGCGATCGATCTTACCCGGATCACAAACCCCGATCGGCTACGCTAGAGTTATTGCGCCGCTACCTGCTAGCTGCAGTGCCGACTCGCCAATTGGCAGCACCCGGAGCCACAAGCGGCGATGTAGTAGGCTGCAACTTAGAGGCTATTCGCCAAATCCAGAAAATAGCTGTATCCGCCAACATCGAGTTTTTGCTAGCCGTCACGCCCAAGCGGGGCGAACTCGGCGGCCCGGGCCCTCGCGACTGGGAAGTCAATGCTAGAGCGCGTCTCGCCGAACTCGTAGAAACAGAGAAAATTACTTACATAGATTTTCTTCCCATTTTCAATTGTGCGGCCGAATTTCCAACTTTGTATCGAGACAGCATTCACCTGAGTCGTCAAGGAAATCAGCTAGTTAGCAAAACCATCAGTCGTCAAATAGTCGCTCTTTTTTGGCATAAATCGTGACTTCACCTAAAGAGGGATACTTGCCCACGACTTCTGTTGTCGAGAGCAAAAAAGTTGAAACCTTAGTTCAAGCCCCCAGATTCATCTGCAGAGTCAATCTAAGATCTAAAATCGTTCGACTGAGCGCAACTCGACGCTCGCACTCGCCGAACTTCTCACGCCGAATTGTCCAATTTCAAATCGACTGACATCGAATCCGGTTGCATGGGAACAGTTACCCTCTTCAACGAACAACAAACCCAAACTGTAAAAGCACCCGGAAACGACACGATTTGTCTCGATTTAGCTAACTTGCAAAGTAGACTCTAGCTCTTTCGGATACCAAGCTTGACCGTCGAGAGCCATTTGCTCAATCAAACTCGCAAGCCGCAGAGCTTTGAGAGCTTGTTCTCCTCCCACAGAAGGCTGATTTCCACCCCGCACGCAATTAATAAAATGCTCCAATTCTGCGTGGAGCGGTTC includes:
- a CDS encoding SGNH/GDSL hydrolase family protein, with the translated sequence MKVVLIILAVTAGLGAAIEVILRVLLGFGNPLIYIADAECGYLLAPNQKVRRLGNRIEINEYSMRTGAIAPTPPPETLRVLLLGDSVANGGWWTHQTDTISEIMARNLRLLVQNMAKNTQLASQVNYSNFEVLNASANSWGPRNQLAYAKRFGVFGAKALVLLLNTDDLFASAPCDLVVGRDRSYPDHKPRSATLELLRRYLLAAVPTRQLAAPGATSGDVVGCNLEAIRQIQKIAVSANIEFLLAVTPKRGELGGPGPRDWEVNARARLAELVETEKITYIDFLPIFNCAAEFPTLYRDSIHLSRQGNQLVSKTISRQIVALFWHKS